A genomic window from Gambusia affinis linkage group LG16, SWU_Gaff_1.0, whole genome shotgun sequence includes:
- the LOC122845601 gene encoding Krueppel-like factor 11 — MDLQEAVHMDQCGPCLKRRRHDSEQSVSSGTSSCSSALEYTDLEAAEALVCMSSWGQPVFLGGGGGGGNKLNTCKPRPLTPASDSCDSLLPLELQESPRDFVSLSSLCMTPPHSPSFVETSSSSTVQSSPTPTVSTAFSGPELHQPNLAHTPERTLSLPAPPHPCRAMATSVIRHTADRDLCQQRHIPVTSISQKTASTVTATGTIVCMQQQQECITNTPQSPPAAATQHPLSPSKPSLDIVSTSTVNTQPQNPPTFSPTSVTSPQIICQMFPICSQSGIISAFIPSPGQTSGTGIRTATTPILPLPSSANSPSLQQPLIVGSAVPQATVMLVLPHSSVPQAPQGQQTVMTLGNTKLLPLAPAPVYMPAGPCSNTAPTKIDFSRRRNYICSFTGCRKTYFKSSHLKAHLRTHTGEKPFSCSWDGCDKRFARSDELSRHRRTHTGEKKFVCPVCDRRFMRSDHLTKHARRHMTTKKMPSWQADVRNLSKMAADKTPSKAAIGTLSMLVPASSK; from the exons ATGGACTTACAGGAG GCTGTACATATGGATCAGTGTGGGCCGTGCCTGAAGAGAAGAAGGCACGACAGTGAGCAATCTGTCTCCAGTGGAACCAGCAGCTGTTCTTCTGCTTTGGAGTACACCGATCTGGAGGCGGCTGAAGCTCTGGTGTGTATGAGCTCCTGGGGTCAACCTGTGTTCCTCGGtggtggcggcggcggcggcaacAAGCTCAACACCTGCAAGCCCCGGCCCCTCACTCCGGCTTCTGATTCCTGCGACTCCCTCCTGCCGCTGGAGCTCCAGGAGTCCCCAAGGGACTTTGTGTCCCTCTCCTCTCTG TGTATGACACCCCCCCACAGCCCCAGCTTTGTTGAGACCTCTTCAAGCAGCACGGTCCAGTCTTCCCCGACACCCACCGTGTCCACGGCATTCTCTGGACCTGAGCTCCATCAACCCAACCTGGCCCACACTCCTGAAAGGACCCTGTCCCTGCCTGCTCCGCCGCACCCCTGCAGAGCCATGGCGACCAGCGTCATCAGACACACTGCGGACAGAGACCTGTGCCAGCAGCGCCACATTCCAGTCACCTCCATTTCACAGAAAACTGCGAGCACAGTGACTGCAACAGGAACAATAGTGTGcatgcagcagcaacaggaatGCATCACAAACACACCTCAgtctcctcctgcagcagcaacacagcACCCCCTCAGTCCCTCTAAACCTTCCTTGGACATTGTCTCCACCTCCACAGTCAACACCCAACCACAAAACCCACCCACCTTCTCTCCTACTTCAGTGACCAGTCCACAAATCATCTGCCAGATGTTCCCCATCTGCAGCCAATCGGGAATAATCTCAGCGTTCATCCCCAGTCCAGGTCAGACCTCCGGTACTGGAATTCGGACTGCCACAACACCCATCCTCCCCCTCCCCTCGTCGGCCAACAGCCCCTCCCTCCAGCAGCCCCTTATTGTGGGCTCAGCAGTGCCACAGGCCACAGTAATGTTGGTCCTCCCTCATTCCTCTGTCCCCCAGGCCCCTCAGGGCCAACAGACTGTCATGACCCTGGGCAACACCAAACTGCTACCTCTAGCCCCAGCCCCCGTGTACATGCCGGCTGGGCCCTGCAGCAACACAGCACCCACAAAAATAGACTTTTCTCGCAGGAGAAACTATATCTGCAGCTTTACAGGTTGCAGAAAAACGTACTTCAAGAGCTCACACCTCAAGGCTCATTTACGGACACACACAG GTGAGAAAccattcagctgcagctgggacGGCTGTGATAAGAGGTTCGCCCGCTCCGATGAGCTGTCCCGACATCGGCGCACGCACACCGGCGAGAAGAAATTTGTCTGTCCGGTGTGTGATCGGCGATTCATGCGCAGCGACCACCTGACCAAACATGCTCGCCGTCACATGACCACAAAGAAGATGCCCTCTTGGCAGGCAGATGTTCGCAATCTGAGCAAAATGGCTGCAGACAAAACTCCCTCTAAAGCTGCCATTGGCACACTAAGCATGCTAGTACCTGCCAGCTCCAAGTAG